A genomic region of Nodularia sp. LEGE 06071 contains the following coding sequences:
- a CDS encoding WGxxGxxG family protein: MTRNLTKAFSAGLLTLSMAMLPLTLPANAQVTDPRVETTPRTTVYERRDFDWGWLGLIGLFGLAGLAGRKRGGESTAYREPTTTGSTTYRD, from the coding sequence ATGACACGTAATTTGACCAAAGCATTTAGTGCTGGCTTGCTCACATTGAGTATGGCCATGCTGCCTTTAACTCTACCTGCAAATGCCCAAGTTACTGACCCCAGAGTCGAAACTACACCGAGGACTACAGTTTACGAACGCCGAGATTTTGATTGGGGTTGGTTAGGATTAATTGGTTTATTTGGTTTAGCTGGTTTAGCTGGGAGAAAACGTGGCGGGGAATCTACTGCTTATCGCGAGCCGACTACTACTGGAAGTACAACCTACAGAGACTAA
- a CDS encoding IctB family putative bicarbonate transporter: MNLVWQRFTLSYLPLKEYLATSYLHRFLVGILHSWRQSSILMQWGDGIAVALLSLVYALAPFVSSGLVGVLLVACVGFWLLLTLSDESAPTHRLLFTPIHLLVLLYWAIAVVSAALSPVKQAALKDLVVLTLYLLLFALCARVLRSPRLRSWIITLYLHVSLIVTIYGLRQWFFGATALATWVDPQSPLAKTTRVYSYLGNPNLLAGYLIPAVVFSLVAIFAWQSWMKKALALTMFIANGACLVLTFSRGGWIGLVVGLLTAIALLVYWWTVQMPPFWRTWSLPMILGGMIGLLLLAVIFVEPVRMRVLSIFADRGDSSNNFRRNVWDAVFEMIRDFPITGVGPGHNSFNKIYPLYQRPRFTALSAYSIFLEVAVETGLLGLACFLWLIVVTFNNAFVQVRRLRQSRSVEGFWLIGAFATVAGMLAHGTVDTIWFRPEVNSLWWLMVALIASYWTPIAQDHNQNFNLSQGEPKAS; the protein is encoded by the coding sequence ATGAATTTAGTCTGGCAAAGATTTACTTTATCTTATTTACCGCTGAAAGAATATCTGGCTACGAGCTATTTACACCGTTTTTTGGTGGGGATATTGCACTCTTGGCGGCAAAGTAGCATCTTGATGCAGTGGGGAGACGGAATCGCAGTTGCTTTACTCAGCCTGGTGTATGCTCTTGCCCCTTTTGTATCGAGTGGCTTAGTAGGAGTATTGTTAGTAGCTTGTGTAGGATTTTGGCTGCTGTTGACTTTATCCGATGAATCCGCACCGACACATAGGTTGTTATTTACGCCCATTCACTTGCTGGTGTTGCTGTACTGGGCAATTGCCGTAGTTTCTGCTGCATTGTCACCAGTTAAACAGGCAGCGTTGAAAGATTTGGTAGTATTGACACTTTATCTGTTGCTGTTTGCCCTCTGTGCTAGGGTATTGCGATCGCCTCGCTTGCGTTCTTGGATCATTACTCTGTATTTGCACGTATCTTTAATTGTGACTATCTACGGGTTGCGGCAATGGTTTTTTGGCGCTACAGCCCTGGCGACTTGGGTAGATCCACAATCTCCTCTGGCTAAAACCACGAGGGTTTATAGTTATTTGGGTAATCCGAATTTATTGGCTGGATATCTGATTCCAGCAGTAGTTTTCAGCTTGGTGGCCATTTTTGCGTGGCAAAGTTGGATGAAGAAGGCTTTAGCCTTAACTATGTTTATTGCTAATGGTGCTTGTTTGGTGCTGACTTTTAGTCGTGGCGGCTGGATTGGTCTAGTCGTGGGTTTATTGACTGCGATCGCTTTGCTAGTTTACTGGTGGACTGTGCAAATGCCTCCTTTTTGGCGTACTTGGTCACTGCCGATGATTTTGGGAGGTATGATTGGCTTACTGTTGCTAGCAGTCATATTTGTCGAGCCAGTCCGCATGAGAGTGTTGAGTATTTTTGCAGATCGTGGAGATAGCAGTAATAATTTTCGCAGAAATGTTTGGGATGCTGTTTTCGAGATGATTCGCGATTTCCCAATTACTGGGGTTGGCCCTGGTCACAATTCTTTTAATAAAATTTACCCCCTCTACCAACGTCCTCGTTTTACAGCTTTAAGTGCTTATTCGATTTTTTTAGAGGTGGCTGTAGAAACTGGTCTTTTGGGTTTAGCCTGTTTTCTTTGGCTGATAGTTGTGACCTTCAATAACGCATTTGTGCAAGTGCGACGATTGCGGCAATCTAGAAGTGTAGAGGGATTTTGGTTAATTGGCGCATTTGCTACTGTAGCGGGGATGCTGGCTCACGGTACTGTAGATACTATTTGGTTTCGTCCTGAAGTCAATAGCCTTTGGTGGTTAATGGTGGCTTTAATTGCTAGCTACTGGACACCCATAGCTCAAGACCACAATCAAAATTTTAATTTATCTCAGGGAGAACCTAAAGCCAGCTAA
- a CDS encoding GAF domain-containing sensor histidine kinase, producing the protein MVEPENKLFSFKDGWGSQEATEAQRLEALSELGLRQPDTIPVFEEATQTAAHFLEAPISILGFVDQERHWFKSAVGLSRLGLMNHLAQNRQLLREESFCSQVVESFQVSVINDTHKLTKSSLRTGKLVQDYGIRAYLGAPLVDASGNCLGALAVMDLVPRKFTTRDIEFLQIIARWCMSEFERNLLLLSRKSEKTNSPYTTTRSLNDQRTRGRRVNPPNLETESGYSKQLKLKLLGQITQELRTPLTSVLGMASVLGREIYGPLTIKQREYVEIIQDSGRYLLSLVNEISELGALDENNSVLNLAPVDIEMLCQQSINILKEAANRRDQNIRLSIEPGYSRIWVLDKEKVRHILYHLISSVIRLSATGGVIRIHVSYQKNTLNVTVWVSHPWLGDGITEVDSYFHLNSLSKLELTGEAGTYSPDPESQEDSEMPVVVEKLLNLTDSYSDTFTMNSAGDLAEGDGNLTRERLGLLLSRQLAEFHGGRIAVQGSPELGHRYILSLPLQIATSSEIISD; encoded by the coding sequence ATGGTAGAGCCTGAAAACAAATTGTTTAGCTTCAAGGATGGTTGGGGTTCTCAAGAAGCAACAGAAGCACAACGCCTAGAAGCATTGTCTGAATTAGGTTTGCGGCAACCAGACACGATTCCGGTTTTTGAAGAAGCCACTCAAACTGCTGCCCACTTTTTAGAAGCGCCAATTTCCATATTGGGATTTGTAGACCAAGAACGTCATTGGTTCAAGTCGGCCGTGGGTTTATCTAGGCTAGGGCTAATGAATCATCTGGCACAAAACCGCCAGTTGTTACGTGAGGAATCCTTTTGCAGCCAAGTAGTAGAAAGCTTTCAAGTTTCTGTGATTAACGATACCCATAAACTCACCAAATCATCACTGAGAACTGGTAAGTTAGTACAGGATTATGGCATTCGTGCCTACTTAGGAGCGCCCCTGGTTGATGCTTCAGGAAATTGTTTAGGTGCTTTGGCAGTTATGGATTTAGTGCCACGTAAATTTACAACTCGCGATATTGAATTTTTACAAATAATAGCTCGTTGGTGTATGAGTGAATTTGAGCGCAACCTCCTGCTGTTGTCCAGAAAGTCCGAAAAAACTAATTCACCGTACACTACTACGAGATCACTCAATGATCAACGCACAAGAGGCAGGAGAGTCAATCCACCTAATTTAGAAACAGAATCTGGTTATAGTAAGCAACTAAAACTGAAACTTTTGGGACAGATCACGCAAGAGTTACGTACACCCTTAACATCTGTACTAGGCATGGCTAGCGTTTTAGGACGTGAGATATATGGGCCTTTGACAATCAAACAGAGAGAATATGTGGAAATCATTCAAGACAGTGGTCGGTACTTACTGTCTTTAGTGAACGAAATTAGCGAACTGGGAGCGTTGGATGAAAACAACTCTGTGCTGAATCTAGCTCCTGTAGATATTGAAATGCTCTGTCAGCAATCTATCAATATTCTCAAAGAAGCAGCTAATCGCCGTGACCAAAATATTCGCCTGTCCATAGAACCAGGATATAGCCGCATTTGGGTGTTGGATAAAGAGAAGGTGCGGCATATCCTGTATCACTTAATTTCCAGTGTGATTCGACTTTCTGCGACAGGTGGCGTTATCCGTATTCATGTTTCTTATCAAAAAAATACGCTGAATGTGACTGTTTGGGTCTCCCATCCCTGGCTAGGAGATGGGATAACTGAGGTTGACTCTTATTTTCACCTGAATTCTTTGTCCAAGCTGGAATTAACAGGCGAAGCTGGAACCTACAGCCCTGATCCAGAAAGTCAGGAGGACTCAGAGATGCCAGTAGTGGTGGAGAAATTACTGAATTTAACTGATTCTTATTCAGATACATTTACCATGAATTCTGCTGGGGATTTAGCTGAAGGTGATGGGAACTTGACGCGTGAACGCTTGGGTCTGTTACTTAGCCGTCAGCTAGCAGAATTTCATGGGGGACGAATTGCAGTTCAAGGTTCACCGGAATTAGGACACCGCTATATACTGTCTTTGCCATTACAGATTGCGACTTCTTCTGAAATAATCAGTGATTAG